One Sphingopyxis macrogoltabida genomic region harbors:
- a CDS encoding conjugal transfer protein TraN — protein MKFTHSLRLALLALLAVAAPLSAQQQDARADGKAFGESLRGEAQAAARSQPDPSTLPNYDRNAVRDLETLADDPDRIESNAASAATGHQGYRAMRDSIANRARFDPQDIENVIARSLAINETPLDYTSGMDISGGQGSCVPLPPGSGSAGTYTATCNTGTRIDQSAGQCAVPLVANVTQRQQWHYLCNDTGIYQGLPWCSAFDGGSCRITGYRPGLCLQWWDNGFNRFCSEPGDPVAEISCDAPDARFTPYAVTTDSTVDTIPDESQCTGFADNGDCTLDAEICTDADPQTRMIDGVSVTRPCWEWQRSYTCTSREAATDCSDIESQGACRFVRDECLTEETPCETWERIYECPLPDTDNTTQYVCDGDVYCIDGSCETIERTANDEFKHAVTALHAMDEARGQFDPNTLTLFRGTRNTCSSKVFGVLNCCKGKGFPLIPGISLLVALGCDREEVLLHQRDAQGLCAYVGTYCSKKFLGVCLTKKKAYCCFESKLSRILQEQGRKQLPKPWDKPKEEQCEGFTLDEFAQLDLSRMDFSEVYAEFTEAARLPDELETSILIQQKIDDYYARGGQ, from the coding sequence ATGAAGTTCACACACTCCCTTCGCTTGGCATTGCTCGCCCTTCTCGCCGTCGCCGCGCCCCTTTCCGCGCAGCAGCAGGATGCGCGGGCGGACGGAAAGGCCTTTGGCGAAAGCCTGCGCGGCGAAGCGCAGGCAGCCGCCAGATCGCAGCCCGACCCATCCACCCTCCCCAACTACGACCGCAATGCCGTGCGCGACCTCGAGACGCTCGCCGACGATCCCGACCGGATCGAGAGCAATGCGGCGTCAGCGGCCACCGGACACCAAGGCTATCGCGCCATGCGCGACAGCATCGCCAACCGTGCACGCTTCGACCCGCAGGACATTGAAAACGTGATCGCGCGAAGTCTCGCGATCAACGAGACGCCGCTCGACTATACCAGCGGCATGGACATCTCCGGCGGCCAGGGCTCCTGCGTCCCGCTGCCGCCCGGCTCTGGCTCGGCGGGGACCTACACCGCGACCTGCAACACCGGCACGCGGATCGACCAGTCGGCGGGCCAATGCGCGGTGCCGCTCGTCGCCAACGTGACTCAGCGCCAGCAATGGCATTACCTCTGCAACGACACCGGCATCTACCAAGGTCTTCCGTGGTGCTCGGCCTTCGATGGCGGCTCGTGCCGCATCACCGGCTATCGCCCCGGTCTCTGCCTCCAGTGGTGGGACAACGGGTTCAACCGATTCTGCTCCGAGCCGGGCGATCCCGTCGCCGAGATTTCCTGCGATGCGCCCGATGCGCGCTTCACGCCCTATGCTGTGACCACCGACAGCACGGTCGATACCATTCCCGACGAGAGCCAGTGCACGGGCTTTGCAGACAATGGCGATTGCACGCTCGATGCAGAGATCTGCACCGATGCCGACCCGCAGACCCGCATGATCGATGGCGTCTCGGTCACCCGGCCGTGCTGGGAATGGCAGCGCAGCTACACGTGCACGTCGCGCGAAGCGGCAACCGACTGCTCGGATATCGAGAGCCAGGGAGCCTGTCGGTTTGTCCGCGACGAATGTCTCACCGAAGAAACGCCTTGCGAGACCTGGGAGCGCATTTACGAATGCCCGCTGCCCGATACCGACAACACCACGCAATATGTGTGCGATGGCGATGTCTATTGCATCGACGGCAGCTGCGAGACGATCGAGCGCACGGCCAATGACGAGTTCAAACATGCGGTCACCGCGCTCCATGCGATGGACGAAGCGCGCGGGCAGTTCGATCCCAATACGCTGACGCTGTTCCGCGGCACCCGAAACACCTGCTCATCCAAGGTCTTCGGCGTGCTCAATTGCTGCAAGGGCAAGGGTTTCCCGCTCATTCCGGGGATCAGCCTGCTGGTCGCGCTCGGCTGCGACCGCGAGGAAGTGCTGCTCCACCAGCGCGATGCGCAGGGGCTGTGCGCCTATGTCGGGACCTATTGTTCGAAGAAGTTCCTTGGCGTCTGCCTGACCAAGAAGAAGGCTTATTGCTGCTTTGAGAGCAAGCTCTCGCGCATCCTCCAGGAACAGGGCCGCAAGCAGCTCCCCAAACCGTGGGACAAGCCCAAGGAAGAGCAGTGCGAGGGCTTCACCCTCGACGAGTTCGCGCAGCTCGATCTTTCCCGGATGGATTTCAGCGAAGTCTACGCCGAGTTCACCGAAGCCGCGCGGCTGCCCGACGAACTCGAAACCAGCATCCTCATCCAGCAGAAGATTGACGACTACTACGCAAGGGGCGGCCAATGA
- a CDS encoding conjugal transfer protein TraF, with product MTHLYRMAALALGMTALPVTSAYSQDRQATSSTNSADTLYCEERKLGYWFYCVKPVPQEEPQQPEAEPVPASQELDAITSELRELKARAILYPTEANVAAYIRFQRAQLDRASLFSDVWQRAIWQDPELDYTLERPVGAVAKKQWQDARSAERDSVMATLSERYGLFYFFSATCGPCEVMSPIVKGVADRWRITVRAISTDGGPSRHFPDYKVETNQRARLGLEGKATPALVLWDSVTKRPIPIGYGVLSADELQNRIYLLTSKEAGHDF from the coding sequence ATGACCCATCTCTATCGCATGGCGGCGCTGGCCCTGGGCATGACTGCTCTTCCCGTGACCTCAGCCTACAGCCAGGATCGGCAAGCCACCTCGTCAACCAACTCGGCCGATACGCTCTACTGCGAAGAGCGCAAGCTCGGCTATTGGTTCTACTGCGTGAAGCCCGTTCCCCAAGAAGAGCCGCAACAACCCGAAGCCGAACCGGTCCCGGCCAGCCAAGAACTCGACGCGATCACGTCCGAGCTGCGCGAGTTGAAGGCGCGAGCGATCCTCTATCCGACCGAGGCGAATGTCGCGGCCTATATTCGTTTCCAGCGCGCGCAGCTCGACCGCGCCTCTCTCTTCTCCGACGTCTGGCAACGCGCGATCTGGCAGGACCCCGAACTCGATTACACGCTCGAGCGGCCCGTCGGAGCGGTCGCGAAGAAGCAGTGGCAGGATGCCCGCAGCGCCGAACGGGACAGCGTCATGGCGACGCTCTCCGAGCGCTACGGCCTGTTCTATTTTTTCAGCGCCACCTGCGGCCCATGCGAAGTGATGAGCCCCATCGTCAAGGGAGTCGCCGACCGCTGGCGCATCACTGTGCGCGCCATCTCGACCGACGGCGGGCCTTCGCGCCATTTCCCGGACTACAAGGTCGAGACCAACCAGCGCGCCAGACTCGGTCTTGAAGGCAAGGCCACTCCGGCGCTTGTGCTGTGGGACAGCGTGACCAAGCGACCGATCCCGATCGGTTACGGCGTGCTCTCGGCCGACGAGCTCCAGAACCGCATCTACCTCCTCACCTCGAAGGAAGCCGGACATGATTTCTAG
- a CDS encoding conjugal transfer protein TraH, producing MISSIRNAALTLAAASLVASPVAANVGDSMDRFMDDMGAAANVTGPTAFEGQSAGYYSLGNVWTRFPQKTTNIANLQLPRARAGCGGIDIFAGSFSFINASEMVALLKAVANNAVGFAFSLAIDTVCPECNKIMQEFSQKAQLMNNLSINSCEMAQGLVGGLWPKGDLADKAICEAIGNSEGIFTDYAAAKHGCGTRGQRASTNEGAGTDYADVNPGVPRNYTWHVLKKSAFFNPGGTFDRELAEYAMTLIGTVIYVPPKDDEPGKFVPFAGDASSTLVSALLDGTQGQTVRVFRCDEPDLCLNPTFEQMSLSNAKAIRPRVALLIGNMVDAIRTDTAIGNAEKELLQVASVPLYKILTVQAAYGRGMPTDDRDTLAEIASIDLLYAILDRIVSEAGRSMASFIAADEAKLAIWRGQVTEVRSGLVQRQATGQAKVSAIMQIIEKTAMIENALAASMSPSMSAALDWSRGLQSRSIIP from the coding sequence ATGATTTCTAGCATTCGCAATGCAGCGCTGACCCTCGCCGCTGCCAGCCTGGTCGCATCACCGGTCGCCGCCAACGTCGGCGACAGCATGGACAGGTTCATGGATGATATGGGCGCGGCGGCCAATGTCACCGGCCCGACCGCCTTCGAGGGCCAATCGGCGGGCTATTACAGCCTCGGCAATGTCTGGACGCGCTTCCCGCAAAAGACGACGAACATCGCCAATCTCCAGCTGCCCCGCGCCCGCGCGGGTTGTGGCGGTATCGACATCTTCGCGGGCTCCTTCTCCTTCATCAATGCGAGCGAGATGGTCGCGCTCCTGAAGGCCGTGGCGAACAACGCGGTCGGGTTCGCCTTCAGCTTGGCGATCGATACCGTTTGCCCCGAGTGCAACAAGATCATGCAGGAGTTTTCGCAGAAGGCGCAGCTCATGAATAATCTCTCGATCAACTCCTGCGAAATGGCGCAGGGTCTGGTCGGCGGCCTGTGGCCCAAGGGCGATCTCGCCGACAAGGCGATCTGCGAAGCGATCGGCAATTCCGAAGGCATCTTCACCGATTATGCCGCAGCGAAGCATGGCTGCGGCACGCGGGGGCAGCGCGCCTCGACCAATGAAGGCGCTGGCACTGACTATGCCGACGTCAATCCTGGCGTGCCGCGCAACTACACCTGGCACGTCCTGAAAAAGAGCGCCTTTTTCAATCCCGGCGGCACTTTCGACCGCGAGCTTGCCGAATACGCCATGACGCTTATCGGCACGGTGATCTATGTGCCGCCCAAGGACGATGAGCCAGGCAAGTTCGTGCCTTTCGCAGGCGATGCGTCCTCGACGCTCGTGAGCGCGCTGCTCGACGGGACGCAGGGCCAGACGGTGCGCGTGTTTCGCTGCGACGAACCCGATCTCTGCCTCAATCCGACATTCGAGCAGATGAGCCTTTCCAATGCCAAGGCAATCCGCCCCCGCGTCGCACTCCTCATCGGCAACATGGTCGATGCAATCCGCACCGACACCGCAATCGGCAATGCTGAGAAGGAACTGCTGCAGGTGGCCTCGGTCCCCTTGTACAAGATTCTCACGGTGCAGGCCGCCTATGGTCGCGGCATGCCGACCGACGACCGCGACACGCTCGCCGAAATCGCCAGCATCGATCTGCTCTATGCGATCCTCGACCGGATTGTGTCGGAAGCCGGGCGCTCGATGGCAAGCTTCATCGCCGCCGACGAAGCAAAGCTCGCGATATGGCGCGGCCAGGTCACCGAGGTGCGTTCGGGCCTCGTCCAGCGGCAGGCGACCGGACAGGCCAAGGTCTCGGCGATCATGCAAATCATCGAGAAGACTGCGATGATCGAGAACGCGCTTGCCGCCTCGATGTCACCCTCGATGTCCGCCGCGCTCGACTGGTCGCGCGGGCTCCAGTCGCGCTCGATCATTCCTTGA